The following are encoded together in the Bos indicus isolate NIAB-ARS_2022 breed Sahiwal x Tharparkar chromosome 27, NIAB-ARS_B.indTharparkar_mat_pri_1.0, whole genome shotgun sequence genome:
- the CNOT7 gene encoding CCR4-NOT transcription complex subunit 7: protein MPAATVDHSQRICEVWACNLDEEMKKIRQVIRKYNYVAMDTEFPGVVARPIGEFRSNADYQYQLLRCNVDLLKIIQLGLTFMNEQGEYPPGTSTWQFNFKFNLTEDMYAQDSIELLTTSGIQFKKHEEEGIETQYFAELLMTSGVVLCEGVKWLSFHSGYDFGYLIKILTNSNLPEEELDFFEILRLFFPVIYDVKYLMKSCKNLKGGLQEVAEQLELERIGPQHQAGSDSLLTGMAFFKMREMFFEDHIDDAKYCGHLYGLGSGSSYVQNGTGNAYEEEASKQS from the exons ATGCCAGCAGCAACTGTAGATCATAGCCAAAGAATTTGTGAAGTTTGGGCTTGCAACCTGGatgaagagatgaagaaaattcGTCAAGTTATCCGAAAATATAATTACGTTGCTATG GACACCGAGTTTCCAGGCGTGGTTGCAAGACCCATTGGAGAATTCAGGAGCAATGCTGACTATCAGTACCAACTGTTGCGGTGTAATGTAGACTTGTTGAAGATAATTCAGCTAGGACTGACATTTATGAATGAGCAAGGAGAATACCCACCAGGAACTTCAACTTGGCAGTTtaactttaaatttaatttgac GGAGGACATGTATGCCCAAGACTCTATAGAGCTGCTCACAACATCTGGTATCCAGTTTAAAAAACATGAGGAGGAAGGAATTGAGACCCAGTACTTTGCAGAACTTCTTATGACATCAGGAGTAGTCCTCTGTGAAGGGGTCAAATGGTTATCATTTCATAG TGGTTATGACTTTGGCTACTTAATCAAAATCCTGACCAACTCTAACTTGCCTGAAGAAGAACTTGACTTCTTTGAGATCCTTCGATTGTTTTTTCCTGTCATTTATGATGTGAAGTACCTCATGAAGAGCTGCAAAAATCTCAAA gGTGGTTTACAGGAAGTTGCTGAACAGTTAGAGCTGGAACGGATAGGACCGCAGCATCAGGCAGGATCTGACTCACTGCTCACAGGAATGGCCTTTTTCAAAATGAGAGAA ATGTTCTTTGAAGATCATATTGATGATGCCAAATATTGTGGTCATTTGTATGGCCTTGGTTCTGGTTCATCCTATGTACAGAATGGCACAGGGAATGCATATGAAGAGGAAGCCAGCAAGCAGTCATGA